The Streptomyces sp. NBC_01237 genomic interval ACAAATGATTGGTAGATTCGTCGCTCCATACCGATGGAGGGCGGACCATGGGCTTCGGCAATCCGATCGACTTCTCCGGGCGGGCGGTGCTCGTCACCGGAGGCACCAAGGGCGTCGGCGCGGCGATCGCCGCCGCATTCCTCACCGCGGGCGCGGACGTCATGGTGTGCGGGCGCGGCGAACCGGCGGAGCTGCCGACGGCGGGCGGGCGACCGGCCCTCTTCCGGGTCGCGGACGTCCGGGACCCCGCTGCCGCCGCCGCACTGGTGGCGGCGGCCGTCGAGCGGTTCGGCCGGCTCGATGTGCTCGTCAACAACGCGGGCGGCTCCCCCGACGCCGACGCGGCGACCGTCTCCCCGCGCTTCGTCGAGAAGGTCGTCGCCCTCAACCTCCTGGCCCCGTTCTATGCGGCGCAGGCCGCGAACCTGGTCATGCGGGAGCAGCCGGAGGGCGGCAGCGTGATCAACATCGGCAGTGTCTCCGCACACCACCCGCAGCCGGGGACCGCCGCCTACTCCGCCGCCAAGGCGGGCCTGCTGGGGCTGACGCGGGCGCTGGCCCTGGAATGGGCGCCGAGGGTGCGCGTCAACCACATCACGGCGGGGCCGGTCCGCACCGAGGGCACCGCCTCCGTCCACGGCGAGGACCGGGGGACGGCGATGGCGGACGTCCTGGCGATGCGCCGGCCGGCGGTGCCCGACGACGTGGCCCACGCCTGTCTCTATCTGGCCGGCGGGCTGGCACCGTACGTCAACGGCGCCGACCTGGCCGTGCACGGCGGCGGGGAGGTACCGGCCAGATATCTCACCAGGACCCCTTTCTCGTCCCCTTGACGATATCCCCCGGTACCCCTTATCGTCGCACCGACGAGATCGAGGGGGTCCCCCATGGCCGACATCACCAAGCGCTTCGGCTGGCGCCATCTGCGCTCCGCGCCCACCGCACACATCCGCCACCACAAGCGCGGCAAGCTCGCCCACGACGGCCCCGGGCTCAGCTTCTGGTACCGGTCACTGACTGCCGCACTGTCCGAAGTGCCGGTGGACGACCGCGAGCTGGCCATGGCGTTCCACGCCCGTACGGCCGACTTCCAGGACGTGACCGTGCAGGCCACCGTGACGTACCGGATCAGCGACCCGGCGGCGGCCGCGGCCCGCCTCGACTTCTCCGTGGACCCGGACACCGGTGACTGGCGCAGCGCGCCGCTGGAACAGATCGCCACCCTGCTCACCGAGACCGCACAGCAGCACGCCCTGGACGTCCTGGCCCGCACCCCGCTCGCCGCCGCACTGGTGGACGGGGTCGCCTCGGTACGCGAACGGGTGGCCACGGGCCTCGCGGCCGAACCCCGGCTGCCCGCCACCGGCATCGACGTGGTGGCCGTGCGCGTCGTGGCGATCCGCCCCGAGGCCGAGGTCGAGCGCGCCCTGCGCACCCCGGCCCGCGAGCAGATCCAGCAGGAGGCCGACCGGGCCACCTACGAACGCCGGGCCGTCGCGGTCGAGCGGGAGCGCGCCATCGCCGAGAACGAACTGGGCAGCCAGATCGAACTGGCCCGCAGGGAAGAGCAGCTGGTGGAGCAGCGCGGCACCAACGCCCGGCGCGCGGCCGAGGAGAAGGCGGCGGCCGACTCGGTACGCACCGAGGCCGAGGCGACCCGCACGGTGCGGCTCGCACGCGCGGAAGCGGCCGCGGCCCGCGACACCGGAGCGGCACGCGCCGAGGCCCAGGCGGCCTGGCTGCGGGTGCACGCCGAGGTGGACCCGACGACGCTGCACGCCCTGGCGGTGACGCGGCTGGCCGAGAACCTGCCGCGCATCGACAGCCTCACCCTGTCCCCCGACGTCCTCACCGGGCTGCTCGCCAAGCTCGGCCGGCCGGACCCGGAGACGGAGGCATGAGCCTCGCCCCGCGTGCGGTGCTCGTGCACCGGACCACCGAGTACGAGGAACTGCTCGCCCGGCACGGGACGCACGGCCAGGCCGCGTTCTTCCTGTCCAGCCGCGGCCGGTCGATCGACGAGGTGGCCCGGCGCCACGACCGTACGCGGCGGGCACTGACCGAGGTGGCGGCCGCCGTGCCGTTGCAGTGGCGCGGCTCCCGGGTGGAGCGCGCGGACCTGGACCGCTTCCTCTTCGCCCCCGAGGACGTGGTGGTCGTGGTCGGGCAGGACGGGCTGGTCGCCAATGCCGCGAAGTACCTCTCGGGCCAGCCGGTGGTGGGGATCGACACCGATCCCGGGCGCAACCCCGGTGTCCTGGTCCGCCACCGCCCCGCCGACGCGGCCGCCCTGCTCCGGACGGCCGTCGCGCCCGGCGGTGCGGTGGAGGAGCTCACCATGGTCGAGGCCGTCGCCGACGACACCCAACGGCTGCTCGCGCTGAACGAGATCTATCTCGGGCCGCCCGGCCACCAGACCGCGCGCTACCGTCTGGGCCCCGACGATGCGGCGACGGCCGCGGAGGCGCAGGCGTCGTCGGGCGTCCTGGTCGGTACGGGCACCGGCGCCACCGGCTGGCTCCGCTCCCTGTGGCTGGAGCGCGGCGGCGTGCCCGAGCTGCCCGCACCGTCCGATCCGCGGCTGCTCTGGTTCGTCCGCGAGGCATGGCCCTCTCCCGCGACCGGCACTTCGCGCGTCGCGGGTGCGCTGGGCCCCGGGCACGGGCTCCGGCTCACCGTCGAGTCGGACCGGATCGTGGTGTTCGGGGACGGCATGGAGTCCGATGCCCTGGAACTGACCTGGGGCCAGACCGTACGGCTCGGCATCGCCGCGACCTCGCTGCGGCTCATCACCTGAACCCGGGCAGCACCGAAGTCCCTCCGGCCCCGCGCGGAGGCGCCGGAGCGGATCCGCCCGGGTGGCCGCCCAGCATCCCGGCAATGTGAGGATGGCCACGAGGAACAACGGTTCCCGTACGGCGCACAAGGAGCAGAGCACCATGACCGGCGAGTCCACCACCGGCCCGAACCGCAATACCCGCCCACCGGTGGCGCAGGCCGCACTCGGGGTGGGGGTCATCGTCCAGGACGGACATGGACGCGTCCTGCTCGGCCGGCATCACGGCGGCACCTGGGAGCTGCCGGGCGGCAAGATCGACCCGACCCATGAGTCCGTCGCCGCGGCGGCCGTACGCGAGCTGCGCGAGGAGACCGGCCTGGAGGTCGAGGAGGCCGCCGTGAACGTCTTCGCGATGCTGCACGACGTGGTCGCCAGCATCAACCGCGTCAGCATGGCGGCATCGGTGACGCTCGGGGCCGGCGTGCCGCAGGTCACGGAGCCCCATCTGATCAGCACCTGGCAGTGGATCTCCCCCGAAGCACTGCCCGGCCCGCTCTTCGACCCGTCGGCGCAGGTCCTGGCGGCCTGGCGGCCGGACCTCGCCCTCGCGCATCCGCCGGCCCACCTGCTGCGCATCGCCCCCTCGGACAGCCCCTACAACTCTTAATCATTTGCCTAGGAGTCATAGGCGCCCCTAGCGTCGTCGGCATGAGAGCCGTCAGCGAGCAGGACATCCGCGCATCGTTCGTCAACTGTTCCAAGGGCGAGGCGAAGCGTCTCCCGATGCCGCGTGATCTCGACGAGCGCCGGTGGGACGATCTGGACTTCCTGGGCTGGCGCGATCTCTCCGCACCCGACCGCAGCTATCTCGTCACCGAACTCCGGGGCACGCTCGTCGGCATCACCCTGCGCTTTCCGTCCCATCAGCGCGGCTTCCTCCACCGCAGCATGTGCTCGGTCTGCCTGACCACCCATCCCGGCAGTGGCGTCTCCCTGATGACCGCCCGCAAGCGGGGACAGGCGGGCCGGGACGGGAATTCCGTCGGGATCTACCTCTGCACCGACCTGAACTGCTCCCTGTACGTACGGGGCAAGAAGGATCCGGCCCCCGGGGCCCGTTTCGAGGAGTCCCTGTCCCTGGAGGAGCAGATCGAACGCACCCGGAACAAGCTGTTCGCCTTCCTGGACACGCTCTCCGGCTGAACCGGCGGCCGCCGTAACCCTTCCGGACGCCTACGGATGCGGAACCAAGAGGTCAGATATACGAATAAGTCACCATTCGCGTGATTGGAGTAGGCGCTCATGGATGACTACCCGCTGCTGAACCTCTTTCTGACCATGCTCTACCTGTTCCTCTGGGTCCTGTGGTTCTTCCTCCTGTTCAAGGTGGTGACGGACCTCTTCCGGGACCATTCGCTCAACGGCTGGGCCAAGGCGGGCTGGCTGGTCCTCGTCATCCTCCTGCCCTATATCGGCGTGCTGGTCTACCTCATCGTCCGGGGCCGCAGCATGGCCCAACGGGATGCCAAACAGGCCAAGGACTCGGAGGCGGCGTTCCGCCAGTACGTGAAGCAGGCCGCGGGCACGGAGGGCGGGTCCGGCACCGGCAGCCATGTGAGCGACCTCGCCAAGCTCGCCGAGCTCAAGGACAAGGGCGACATCAATCAGGAGGAGTACGAGAAGGCCAAGGCCAAGCTTCTCGTCTGAGGCACGGGACGGACGACGCGCCCGACATGGCGTCGGGCGTCCCGCCGAGGACTCCCCCGCACAGTCCGTCACACACGCAGCGGCCGTACCGGATCCCTCCGGTACGGCCGCTGCGTGTGTGACGGACCAAAGCCAGGCCACCACCCTCCGCTGTTCTCCGGCCGGCCCCTACCCGTGGCCCGGTCGGCTTCAGGCTGGGGCACTCGTCCCCGCCGCACCCGGCGCGACCGACGGAGCAGCCGCGGACCGCGGTGGTCACCGCCCCACGCGTGCGGCACACGACGTGGCGCCGCCCCTTCGGGACGGCGCCACGACACGGAAGAACTCGCCGGATACAGAGGTGGTCAGGGGACCTTCACCCAGTCGAGGGTGCGTTCCACAGCCCTCTTCCAGCCCGCGTAGCCTTCCGCGCGCTGCTCCTCGGACCACTGGGGCGACCAACGCTTCGACTCGTGCCACTGGGTGCGCAGTTCGTCGGTGTTCTGCCAGAAGCCGATGGCCAGCCCCGCCGCGTAGGCCGCGCCGAGAGCAGTCGTCTCCGCGACGACGGGACGGCTGACCTGGACACCGAGGACATCGGACTGGATCTGCATGCAGAGATCGTTGGCGGTGACACCGCCGTCGACCTTGAGCACGTCGAGATGGACCCCGGAGTCCTGCTCCATGGCTTCGACCACATCACGGCTCTGGTAGCAGATGGCCTCCAGAGTCGCCCGTGCCAGGTGGGCGTTGTCGTTGTACCTGGCCAGGCCGACGATCGCCCCGCGGGCGTCGGAACGCCAGTACGGCGCGAAGAGGCCGGAGAACGCGGGAACGAAGTACATGCCCCCGTTGTCCTCGACGCTCCGGGCCAGCTCCTCGCTCTCCGCGGCCGACTTGATGATCTTCAGCTGGTCGCGCAGCCACTGCACCGCGGATCCGGTGACAGCGATGGAACCCTCCAGCGCGTAGACCGCGGGGCTGTCACCGAACTGGTAGGCCACCGTGGTGAGGAGTCCGTGCTGCGAGCGGACCAGCTCGGTGCCGGTGTTGAGCAGCAGGAAGTTGCCGGTCCCGTAGGTGTTCTTGGCCTCACCGGGGGCGAAGCAGACTTGACCGACCGTGGCTGCCTGCTGGTCGCCGAGGACACCGCCGATGGGAATGGCGGCACGCAGCGGTCGGGAGGTGCGGGTGGAACCGTAGGCTTCCGGGTGCGACGAGGGGTTGATCGTGGGAAGCATCGCCCGGGGGATGCCGAAGAAGCCCATGAGTTCCTCGTCCCAGTCGAGGGTCTCCAGGTTCATCAGCATGGTGCGGCTCGCGTTGGTCACGTCGGTGGCGTGGATGCCGCCGTCGGGGCCGCCGGTCAGGTTCCACAGGACCCAGGCGTCCGTGTTGCCGAAGATGGCGTGACCGGCCTCCGCCGCTTCCCGTACGCCGTCGACGTTCTCCAGGATCCACTGGATCTTGCCGCCGGAGAAGTAGGTCGCCGGCGGCAGCCCTGCCTTGCGCCGGATGACCTCGCCCTGCCCCGAGCGTTCGAGGTTCGCCGCGATGGTGTCGGTGCGGGTGTCCTGCCACACGATGGCGTTGTAGTAGGGCCGCCCGTTGCGCCGGTCCCAGACCACCGTCGTCTCACGCTGGTTGGTGATCCCGATGGCCACCAGGTCGCTCGGCGACAGACCCCCGTACCGCAGGGCGTTCTGCATGACCGAGTTGGTGCGTTCCCAGATCTCCACGGGGTCGTGCTCCACCCAGCCGGAGCGGGGCAGGATCTGGGCGTGCTCCAGCTGGTGCTTGGCGACCTCGTTGCCACCGTGATCGAAGATCATGAATCGGGTACTGGTGGTGCCCTGGTCCACCGCACCAATGAAGTCCGCCATGATGTGCCACCTCTCCGGCCGGTGTGGTCAGACCTTGGATGCCGGGGCGCGTCCCGGCGGTTCGGGTACCGCGGACGGCAGGAACCGCCCGACGAAGCCCTTGTAGAGACCCGCGCCGAGCAGACCGCCGACCAGCGGGCCCACGATGGGCACCCAGAAGTAGAAGTTCCCGTACTGATCGCGCCACGCACCGCCGTAACCGGTGATGAAGCTCGCCAGCCGGGGGCCGAAGTCACGGGCCGGGTTGATCGCGTAGCCCGCGTTGGTTCCCCAGGCCATGCCGATCGCGACCACGACCAGGCCGGTGATGAAGGGGCCCATGTTCGAGCCGGGCGGGGTGTTCAACAGGTCCGTGATGGCCATGATCAGCAGCAGCAGAATGGCGGTGCCGATGACCTGGTCACGGAACGCGCCCCATTCGTGGACCGGCAGAGCCGGGTTGCCGTTGGCCGGCAGTGTGGAGAACACCGTCTGTGTCTTGATGGTGTGTCCGGGGTCGGCCTTCGCCAGCGCCTCGCTGTAGTTCCAGCGGACGAGGAGTGCGGCCACGAAAGCACCGGCCGTCTGCGCCAGGGCGTAGGGAGCCACCTTGCTCCACGGGAACCCCCTGAACGCGGCCAGCGAGAGGGTCACCGCGGGATTGAGATGGGCCCCGCTCAGCCGCGCCGCCACATAGACGCCCAGCGTGACACCCAGCCCCCACGCCCAGGCGATGCTGTCGTGGTCCCCGAGCCCGCCCGGCGGATCGGTCAGGGCGCCGCCCGCGGCCACCTGGGCCACGACGCCGCACCCGAAGAGGATGAGGATCATCGTGCCCGCGAATTCGGCGGACATCTCGCCGACCAGTCCGGTCTTTCTGCGTTGCTCAGCCATGGAAGCTCGCCCTCTGCCGACGGAGCCGGCTATCACCTATCCGAGCAGTGTCAGCAGGCTAAAACGCCCATCAAAAAAGGGCATATCGGGATGATCCGAATGCCAGGGTCGGGCTTGCGGGTCGAGCGTGACGCCCCACCCCCAACGGCCGGGGGCACGGGGCGCCGGACGGCCGGCGGACCGCCCGGACGCGGTGCATCGGCCCCGGAGCGGACCGTGAGGACGCTGGCCCGGTCGGGTGAGAACGCCGGACCGCCCTGAGCGCCGCGGCACGGCGGCCCGGCCGCGAGGGGCCGACAGCACGACGGCCGCGGGTTCCGATGCGAGGCGGGACGAGTCTCGAAAGTGCCTGTGCCGCCGGTCGACGGGCGGCACAGGCACCCACCCGATCCCCGGCCGGCCACGGGGACCGGTCTGGTCACAACGGGCAAGCGCACAGGGCCCATTGGGGCGGCGCGGGCGCAGTTCCGAACGCTCCCCCCGGGCCGATAGGCTCGCCGACCGTCGTACCCGTGAGTCACCCGAGAGCCCGCCTGGAGGACCTTGATGTCCGTGGCCGAACTGTTGGAAACGGCGATCGCCGACATACGGCGGCAGGGCTACGATCCGGCGGCGCTGGCGGACGAGAGCTGTGTCCGGGCGTTCGCCGACGTCCTGGAGCCCGGATCCCACACCTGGGACCTGGTCGCCGAAGCGGTCGCCGCCACTCCGCCCGACGTCGGGCTGGCGGACCGGATCCTGCGGACGAGGCTGACGTTCGAGAACAACCGTAATCCGCACATCGCCTCCTTCGAGCAGGACGTACGGATCGCCAGGGACTCCTGGGCGCAGGGACACCGGATCGGCAGCGACGCGTTTCTGCTGGCGGTGGGGCCGGTGCGGCCCGCCCTGTTCCGGGCCCAGACGGCTGCCGTCGAGGCTGTGGAGGCCGCGCTGTCCGACGCCTGCGAGCTGGCGGACCTGCCCCGCCGGGCCGATGAGCTACGGGGCCGCGCCGGACGGGCCCGTACCCGCTGGGGCAGCGGGCGGCTGGAGCGGCGGACAGCGGAACTCGACAGCCGGGCCGCCGCGCTGACGGCGGGCCGTGCGGAGCGGGCCGAGCGGACCCAGCAGCGGGTCGCCCGGTTCGTCGCGGATATGGCCGCGACCGTGGCGCTGTTCAACGGCACATTCGGGATCGACGGCCGACGGCCCTGAGCTTGTCCCCAGCGTCATCGGCGTGCCCCCGCATCACGGATGCTCCGGCTCACCCGCCGGGCTGCCGGAAGCCGGCTCACGGGCCGTGCGGTCCCGCTGCCTCAGCGTTCCCGTACGCGGAGATCGGTTTCGCCGATCGCCGCAGATGGGCGACGACGAGGGCGAGGTCCGAAGCTTCGATACGAGGAGGGCGAGAACAACTGGTCCCCGGAAACGATCAAGGGCCGGTTTCGGATTTCTCCGAAACCGGCCCTGATCTGCGACTGTCTCCAGTCGGGACGACAGGATTTGAACCTGCGACCCCTTGACCCCCAGTCAAGTGCGCTACCAAGCTGCGCCACGTCCCGATGCGTTTCCTCCCGGTTGCCCCGGGTGGCCGCGCAAGAGAAACATTACCTCACTCCGAGGAGCGGATCGACGCCCGTGCCCGTTGGGCGCGGGCGGCGAGCCCTTCCGCTCCGCAGGCCATGGCCTGCTTCTGCGCACGCGACAGCTCCCGGTGCGAACTGATCGCGATTCCGTACTCCACCCGGGCCAGTGCGTGCTCGTAGGCGGACGAGGTCTTCTCCAGATGGCGGACCGACTCGGCCAGCAGGTGCGTGGCCTCTTCCGGGGGCGCGAAGAGGGAGACGCAGCGCAGGGCTTCGCCGATCGCGGTGTCCGTGCCGAAGCGCTCGGCGTGCACCCTGGCGCGGGTCGCGAGCTGGGCCGCGCGCACGGGGTCGTCGTCGGCCAGGGCACGGGCGAGGTCGCCCGCCCAGGGCGCCCAGACTCCGTTGAAGCGTTCGCGCGGCTCCAGGGCCGCGCCCGCCGCCTCCAGTTCGGCGACGGCTTCCTTCGTACGGCCTTCGGCCAGCAGCAGGCGGCCCCGGACGCAGGGTGCGTCGGGCAGCACCATGGCACTGGGATACGGCGCACCGAAGCTGTAGCGGTCGGCGATCTCGCGGGCCTCTACCGTACGGCCGCGGGCGATCAGTGTGTCGATGAGCAGACAGGTGGCATCCCAGTGGACGGGGAGCCCGCTGCCGACCCGATCGGCCAGGCGCAGCCCCTCGCGCAGGAAGCCCTCCGCCTCGGCGAGGCGGCCGCGCCTGCGGTGCACCAGGCCGAGCAGGGTGTGGGCGAAGGCGAGGTGCGCCCCGCTCCAGCCGGAGATCTCGAAGGCGCGCACCGCCTCGCCGAACAGGCTCTCGGCGCGGTCCAGCTGATCGGTGAAGGCGTAGGCGATGCCGACCATCGTGGGGAGTTCGAAGCCCCATTCGGAGTCGGTCCAGCCGAGCCCGCGCGCCGGACTGCCGTCGATCAGCGCGCGTTCGCAGAGGTCGACGACGAGTTGGGCGTTCTCGCCCCGCAGCATGGCGTCGAAGGCCCGCAGGGTGAGCAGTGCCCGCTCCGCGTTGTCGCGGCCCTTCAGGTGGTCGGCGTTGCGGGCGAGCCTTCGCGAGCGGGTCGGGCCGTCGGTCTCGGTGGCCTGCATGCCCTCCCAGAGGAAGTGGGCCGCCTGCAGCCGCATCAGCCCGGGTCCCGGAGCCGTACGTGCCGCCTCGGCGGCCAGCGCGAGTGCCGCGTCCCGCAGTTGGTTGTTGTGGGCGAGGGCCGCGGCGAGCCGGAAGGTGGCGTCGACCCGCAGACCGTCGTCGAGTCCCGGCATGTCGAGGGCGGCGCGCAGGTGCCGCACCGTGGTGGGCGGTGAACTGAGCAGCGTCGCGCAGCCCAGTTCGTACAGCAGCGCGGCCCGTGCCTGCGGACGGGGCGGCTCCTCCAGGGCCCGTTCCAGACAGCGTCTGGCGGCCTCCGGCGCACCGACCGCGAGGTGCTGGCTGGCGGCTTCGCGGAGCTGGGCGACCAGTTCCTGGTCGTCGTCCGGGTGGACCTCCAGCAGATGGCGGGAGGCCGCGGCGGCGCCGAACCCGGCGCGGGTGATGGCCCAGGCGGCCCGCCCGTGCATCGCCGTGCGGGTGGCCGGCGGGATCGAGCGGTAGACGGCGGTGGCGATCAGCGGGTGGACGAACTCCAGCGGATCGAAGCCGCTGACGATACGGGCGTCGCGCAGCCGAGCCGTGCAGTCGGCGGCCTCCGCCGGGCTCATTCCGGCGAGGGTGGCCGCGAGCTCCTGGGAGATGTCGGTGCCCAGGACGGCGGCGGCCCAGGCGAAGCGGTTGGCGTTGGTGCCCAGTCGTTCGAGGCGGGCGACGAGTCCGCTGCCGCGGGCGGACGCGCCCAGCTCACGCAGCGTGCCGGCCGATTCCTCGACCGGCGGGAGCTCGCGGTCCTGGACCTTGGCGACCAGCTCGACGGCCTCGTACGGGTTGCCGCCGGTGACGGCCCACACCTCGCGGCAGAACGGGTCGTCGGCGTGTTCGCCGAGGGCCGCGCGGACCAGTTCGGCGGTGGCGTCCGGGGTGAGGGCGCGCAGCGCGACCCGCACCAGCGCGGTGTGGCCGTCCGGATGGCGCTCCGCGTCGCGGTCGGCGGCGTAGTTCGCGTTGCGCTCGGCCAGTTCCTGCGGGCGGTGCGCCTGGACGACCAGGACCGGGAGTTCGCCGAGGCGGGCGGTGAACGAGGCCAGCCAGGCCAGGGATTCGCCGTCGGCCCAGTGGGCGTCGTCGACCACGAGC includes:
- a CDS encoding SDR family oxidoreductase; the protein is MGFGNPIDFSGRAVLVTGGTKGVGAAIAAAFLTAGADVMVCGRGEPAELPTAGGRPALFRVADVRDPAAAAALVAAAVERFGRLDVLVNNAGGSPDADAATVSPRFVEKVVALNLLAPFYAAQAANLVMREQPEGGSVINIGSVSAHHPQPGTAAYSAAKAGLLGLTRALALEWAPRVRVNHITAGPVRTEGTASVHGEDRGTAMADVLAMRRPAVPDDVAHACLYLAGGLAPYVNGADLAVHGGGEVPARYLTRTPFSSP
- a CDS encoding SPFH domain-containing protein gives rise to the protein MADITKRFGWRHLRSAPTAHIRHHKRGKLAHDGPGLSFWYRSLTAALSEVPVDDRELAMAFHARTADFQDVTVQATVTYRISDPAAAAARLDFSVDPDTGDWRSAPLEQIATLLTETAQQHALDVLARTPLAAALVDGVASVRERVATGLAAEPRLPATGIDVVAVRVVAIRPEAEVERALRTPAREQIQQEADRATYERRAVAVERERAIAENELGSQIELARREEQLVEQRGTNARRAAEEKAAADSVRTEAEATRTVRLARAEAAAARDTGAARAEAQAAWLRVHAEVDPTTLHALAVTRLAENLPRIDSLTLSPDVLTGLLAKLGRPDPETEA
- a CDS encoding nucleotide triphosphate diphosphatase NUDT15, translated to MTGESTTGPNRNTRPPVAQAALGVGVIVQDGHGRVLLGRHHGGTWELPGGKIDPTHESVAAAAVRELREETGLEVEEAAVNVFAMLHDVVASINRVSMAASVTLGAGVPQVTEPHLISTWQWISPEALPGPLFDPSAQVLAAWRPDLALAHPPAHLLRIAPSDSPYNS
- a CDS encoding FBP domain-containing protein, giving the protein MRAVSEQDIRASFVNCSKGEAKRLPMPRDLDERRWDDLDFLGWRDLSAPDRSYLVTELRGTLVGITLRFPSHQRGFLHRSMCSVCLTTHPGSGVSLMTARKRGQAGRDGNSVGIYLCTDLNCSLYVRGKKDPAPGARFEESLSLEEQIERTRNKLFAFLDTLSG
- a CDS encoding SHOCT domain-containing protein; the encoded protein is MDDYPLLNLFLTMLYLFLWVLWFFLLFKVVTDLFRDHSLNGWAKAGWLVLVILLPYIGVLVYLIVRGRSMAQRDAKQAKDSEAAFRQYVKQAAGTEGGSGTGSHVSDLAKLAELKDKGDINQEEYEKAKAKLLV
- the glpK gene encoding glycerol kinase GlpK; translation: MADFIGAVDQGTTSTRFMIFDHGGNEVAKHQLEHAQILPRSGWVEHDPVEIWERTNSVMQNALRYGGLSPSDLVAIGITNQRETTVVWDRRNGRPYYNAIVWQDTRTDTIAANLERSGQGEVIRRKAGLPPATYFSGGKIQWILENVDGVREAAEAGHAIFGNTDAWVLWNLTGGPDGGIHATDVTNASRTMLMNLETLDWDEELMGFFGIPRAMLPTINPSSHPEAYGSTRTSRPLRAAIPIGGVLGDQQAATVGQVCFAPGEAKNTYGTGNFLLLNTGTELVRSQHGLLTTVAYQFGDSPAVYALEGSIAVTGSAVQWLRDQLKIIKSAAESEELARSVEDNGGMYFVPAFSGLFAPYWRSDARGAIVGLARYNDNAHLARATLEAICYQSRDVVEAMEQDSGVHLDVLKVDGGVTANDLCMQIQSDVLGVQVSRPVVAETTALGAAYAAGLAIGFWQNTDELRTQWHESKRWSPQWSEEQRAEGYAGWKRAVERTLDWVKVP
- a CDS encoding MIP/aquaporin family protein → MAEQRRKTGLVGEMSAEFAGTMILILFGCGVVAQVAAGGALTDPPGGLGDHDSIAWAWGLGVTLGVYVAARLSGAHLNPAVTLSLAAFRGFPWSKVAPYALAQTAGAFVAALLVRWNYSEALAKADPGHTIKTQTVFSTLPANGNPALPVHEWGAFRDQVIGTAILLLLIMAITDLLNTPPGSNMGPFITGLVVVAIGMAWGTNAGYAINPARDFGPRLASFITGYGGAWRDQYGNFYFWVPIVGPLVGGLLGAGLYKGFVGRFLPSAVPEPPGRAPASKV
- a CDS encoding ATP-binding protein — protein: MKPSRPLYEREPELAAAAEAVDALCGAQAVGGLLVFSGEAGIGKTALLAEIQALAADRCTVWSARGGETVTSVPFHVVRQLLQPAFDQFPADETRALFGDWYEITAPALGLAEPSGSQPDPQGVRDGLDFVVARLASRLSHRPLLLVVDDAHWADGESLAWLASFTARLGELPVLVVQAHRPQELAERNANYAADRDAERHPDGHTALVRVALRALTPDATAELVRAALGEHADDPFCREVWAVTGGNPYEAVELVAKVQDRELPPVEESAGTLRELGASARGSGLVARLERLGTNANRFAWAAAVLGTDISQELAATLAGMSPAEAADCTARLRDARIVSGFDPLEFVHPLIATAVYRSIPPATRTAMHGRAAWAITRAGFGAAAASRHLLEVHPDDDQELVAQLREAASQHLAVGAPEAARRCLERALEEPPRPQARAALLYELGCATLLSSPPTTVRHLRAALDMPGLDDGLRVDATFRLAAALAHNNQLRDAALALAAEAARTAPGPGLMRLQAAHFLWEGMQATETDGPTRSRRLARNADHLKGRDNAERALLTLRAFDAMLRGENAQLVVDLCERALIDGSPARGLGWTDSEWGFELPTMVGIAYAFTDQLDRAESLFGEAVRAFEISGWSGAHLAFAHTLLGLVHRRRGRLAEAEGFLREGLRLADRVGSGLPVHWDATCLLIDTLIARGRTVEAREIADRYSFGAPYPSAMVLPDAPCVRGRLLLAEGRTKEAVAELEAAGAALEPRERFNGVWAPWAGDLARALADDDPVRAAQLATRARVHAERFGTDTAIGEALRCVSLFAPPEEATHLLAESVRHLEKTSSAYEHALARVEYGIAISSHRELSRAQKQAMACGAEGLAARAQRARASIRSSE